The proteins below are encoded in one region of Cystobacter fuscus DSM 2262:
- a CDS encoding toll/interleukin-1 receptor domain-containing protein has product MARIFVSYRRDDSPGHTGRLYDHLVTHFGEKLVFRDIETIEPGADFVHAIEEAVESCGVLLAVIGPQWLGARDKQGRRRLDNPEDFVRLEVATALSRDVRVIPVLVGGATVPSEEELPPDLAPLARRNAIEISDPRFRSDMAHLIRAIQSALGEKPTPAAGVPRPGVQRRRWGAVGFVITFTVVVLAGLLWGPWRESKPTAGDAGVAGKVSREKKQRSPSPRDAGVVQPTREDAGTDAGVVQPTREDAGTDAGVVQPTQEDAGTDAGVVQPTQEDAGTDAGVVQPTQEDAGTDAGVVQPTQEDAGTDAGVVQPTQEDAGTDAGIATPSPSDAGTMDEDGGTGGSEVLPAPEPESSPQPAPEPESPPPPQPEPEPDSGP; this is encoded by the coding sequence ATGGCACGGATCTTCGTCAGCTATCGACGAGACGACAGCCCAGGACACACAGGCCGGCTCTATGACCACCTGGTCACCCATTTCGGTGAGAAGCTCGTCTTCCGGGACATCGAGACCATCGAGCCCGGAGCCGACTTCGTGCACGCCATCGAGGAGGCGGTCGAATCGTGCGGCGTGCTGCTCGCCGTCATCGGGCCGCAGTGGCTTGGTGCCCGGGACAAGCAGGGACGGCGACGGTTGGACAACCCCGAGGACTTCGTCCGGCTGGAGGTGGCCACGGCGCTGTCGCGCGACGTGCGGGTCATCCCAGTACTGGTGGGTGGCGCCACCGTCCCCTCCGAGGAGGAACTTCCCCCCGATCTCGCCCCGCTGGCTCGGCGCAACGCCATCGAGATCAGCGATCCCCGTTTCCGTTCCGACATGGCGCACCTCATCCGCGCCATCCAGAGCGCGCTCGGTGAGAAGCCCACTCCAGCCGCCGGGGTACCACGGCCCGGAGTCCAGCGGCGTCGGTGGGGAGCGGTCGGGTTCGTCATCACCTTCACCGTGGTGGTGCTTGCTGGGCTTCTGTGGGGGCCATGGCGCGAGTCCAAGCCGACAGCCGGGGACGCGGGAGTGGCCGGGAAGGTATCGAGGGAAAAGAAACAGCGTTCCCCGTCGCCACGAGACGCGGGCGTGGTGCAACCCACGCGGGAGGACGCGGGGACCGACGCGGGCGTGGTGCAACCCACGCGGGAGGACGCGGGGACCGACGCGGGCGTGGTTCAGCCAACGCAGGAGGACGCGGGGACTGACGCGGGCGTGGTGCAACCCACGCAGGAGGACGCGGGGACCGACGCGGGTGTGGTGCAACCCACGCAGGAGGACGCGGGGACCGACGCGGGCGTGGTGCAACCCACGCAGGAGGACGCGGGGACCGACGCGGGTGTGGTGCAACCCACGCAGGAGGACGCGGGGACCGACGCGGGCATCGCAACGCCATCTCCCTCCGATGCGGGAACGATGGACGAGGATGGTGGAACCGGAGGCAGTGAAGTGCTTCCCGCTCCGGAACCCGAGTCATCACCACAACCCGCTCCAGAACCCGAGTCACCCCCACCGCCTCAGCCGGAACCCGAGCCGGATTCGGGTCCATGA
- a CDS encoding DUF4231 domain-containing protein, giving the protein MLESHTGDIPFPNGNRAKWVRASPGDDPHALLRALDLPRPRALILLLGGADGLAPELNASLRQLISQGVACCAVETGAFILDGGTWSGIMALMGEGVAERGYHSQLVGVAPAQLVTWPGSPFGDGAGERTPLDENHTHFVLVDGNTWGGETPLLYTLASALTEGGIPVVVVLANGGDVTRQEALAAVRHHWPLVVLQGSGRLADEISTQVSRPSSNIADPVLAEILSEGDLCLFPVEGSPRDLTHLLKRELREDSILKLAWQRFALYDANSTRQQRVFRRLQFWSLTLGVLGTLLALLDTQLRLLGLIVEQGRVDGLLRILIVLLAALVTVLVAASSQFKAGTRWILLRAHAEAIKREIFRYRCRIGIRSEPRPGRLSSERRLASRMKSICRPLLQAEAALSAPRTYRGPLPPPGSLAPGDDGFSSLTPFRYIRYRLDDQLGYYRRKIDRLDRSARRLQWLTIIASGMGTVLAAMGAELWVALTTSLVTSVTAWLGYQQAESHLTKYHQSTTDLDNIKAWWSALSLEEQGRRRNFENLIDSTEFVLQSELTGWLQEMRDTLARMQTRRDKKPGEAETTKH; this is encoded by the coding sequence ATGTTGGAGTCTCACACCGGGGACATTCCCTTCCCCAATGGGAACCGTGCGAAGTGGGTACGTGCGTCGCCCGGGGATGATCCCCACGCGCTCCTCCGCGCGCTCGATCTGCCCAGGCCTCGAGCCCTCATCCTCCTGCTCGGAGGTGCGGACGGATTGGCGCCCGAACTCAACGCGAGTCTGCGGCAACTCATCAGCCAAGGGGTGGCCTGCTGCGCCGTGGAGACGGGAGCCTTCATTCTCGATGGGGGCACCTGGTCCGGCATCATGGCCCTCATGGGCGAGGGGGTGGCCGAGCGCGGGTACCACTCGCAGCTCGTCGGTGTGGCCCCCGCGCAGCTCGTCACCTGGCCCGGAAGCCCCTTCGGGGATGGCGCCGGGGAACGCACGCCGCTCGACGAGAACCACACCCACTTCGTCCTGGTGGATGGCAACACCTGGGGAGGGGAGACGCCCCTCCTCTACACGCTCGCCTCCGCGCTCACCGAGGGGGGCATCCCCGTGGTCGTGGTGCTCGCCAATGGCGGGGACGTCACCCGGCAGGAGGCGCTCGCCGCCGTCCGTCACCACTGGCCCCTGGTGGTCCTCCAGGGCTCCGGCCGGCTGGCGGACGAGATCTCCACCCAGGTGTCCCGGCCTTCTTCCAACATCGCCGACCCGGTCCTCGCGGAGATCCTCTCCGAGGGTGACCTCTGCCTCTTCCCGGTGGAGGGCTCGCCGCGCGACCTCACGCACCTGCTCAAACGTGAGCTACGTGAGGACTCCATCCTCAAGCTGGCCTGGCAGCGCTTCGCCCTCTACGACGCCAACTCCACCCGGCAGCAGCGCGTCTTCCGGCGACTGCAGTTCTGGAGCTTGACCCTGGGCGTCCTGGGCACGCTCCTGGCCCTGCTCGATACGCAACTGCGCCTCCTGGGGCTCATCGTGGAGCAGGGACGAGTGGATGGGCTGTTGAGGATACTCATCGTGCTCCTGGCCGCATTGGTCACCGTGCTGGTGGCCGCCTCCAGCCAGTTCAAGGCCGGCACCCGGTGGATCCTCCTGCGTGCGCACGCCGAGGCCATCAAGCGGGAAATCTTCCGCTATCGCTGCCGCATCGGCATCCGGAGCGAGCCCAGGCCGGGCCGGTTGTCCAGTGAGCGCCGGTTGGCCAGCCGGATGAAGTCCATCTGCCGCCCGCTCCTGCAGGCGGAGGCCGCCCTCTCCGCACCGCGCACCTACCGAGGCCCGCTGCCCCCGCCCGGTTCACTGGCCCCCGGCGATGACGGCTTCAGCTCGCTCACCCCCTTCCGCTACATCCGCTACCGCCTGGATGATCAGCTCGGCTACTACCGGCGGAAGATCGATCGGCTCGACCGGAGTGCCCGCCGGCTGCAGTGGCTCACCATCATCGCCAGCGGCATGGGCACGGTGCTGGCGGCCATGGGGGCGGAACTCTGGGTGGCCCTGACGACGTCGCTGGTGACGTCCGTCACCGCCTGGCTGGGCTACCAGCAGGCCGAGAGCCACCTGACGAAGTACCACCAGTCCACGACCGACCTGGACAACATCAAGGCCTGGTGGAGCGCCCTCTCCCTCGAAGAGCAGGGCAGACGCCGCAACTTCGAGAACCTCATCGACAGCACTGAATTCGTCCTCCAATCGGAGCTGACGGGCTGGTTGCAGGAGATGAGGGACACCCTGGCCCGGATGCAGACGCGGCGCGACAAGAAACCCGGAGAGGCCGAGACGACCAAACACTGA
- the tauA gene encoding taurine ABC transporter substrate-binding protein — protein MSASLIPHRLLAVLVWSCLALSAQAADIVIGYQTGIDPTKVPQADGTYEKAIGQKLDWRRFNSGAEVITAMASGAVQLGNLGSSPLAAAATRGLPLVTFLVSAQINSAEALVVRHGSNINTPQDLVGKTIATPFVSTSHYSLLGALKHWKLDATRVKVINLNPTEIAAAWKRGDIDGAFVWSPALGEIKRSGKVLTTAAEVGAWGAPTFEVWVARKDFAEKHPEVLARFVRVSLEAFADYASHKESWTADSAPVRKIARLTGAKPEDVPELLTGATFPDARAQERLLGGETARAIAATALFLKEQGKTDTVRPDYSPYVSAKYLKE, from the coding sequence ATGAGCGCATCCCTGATTCCCCATCGGCTGCTGGCGGTCCTGGTTTGGAGCTGTCTGGCACTGTCCGCCCAGGCGGCCGACATCGTCATCGGATACCAGACGGGCATCGACCCGACCAAGGTGCCGCAAGCCGACGGCACCTACGAGAAGGCCATCGGCCAGAAGCTCGACTGGCGGCGTTTCAACAGCGGCGCGGAGGTGATCACCGCCATGGCCTCCGGTGCCGTGCAGCTCGGCAACCTCGGCTCCAGCCCGCTGGCCGCTGCCGCCACCCGGGGCCTGCCGCTCGTCACCTTCCTGGTCTCCGCGCAGATCAACTCCGCCGAGGCCCTGGTGGTACGCCATGGCAGCAACATCAACACCCCCCAGGATCTGGTGGGCAAGACCATCGCCACCCCGTTCGTCTCCACCTCCCACTACAGCCTGCTCGGCGCGCTCAAGCACTGGAAGCTGGACGCGACCCGGGTGAAGGTCATCAACCTCAACCCCACCGAGATCGCCGCGGCCTGGAAGCGCGGTGATATCGACGGTGCCTTCGTCTGGTCTCCGGCCCTCGGCGAAATCAAGAGGAGTGGCAAGGTGCTCACCACCGCCGCCGAGGTCGGCGCCTGGGGCGCGCCGACTTTCGAGGTCTGGGTCGCGCGCAAGGACTTCGCGGAAAAACATCCCGAGGTGCTCGCCCGGTTCGTCAGGGTCAGCCTGGAAGCCTTCGCCGACTACGCCTCCCACAAGGAGTCCTGGACCGCCGACTCCGCTCCCGTGCGGAAGATCGCCAGGCTGACCGGCGCGAAACCGGAGGACGTGCCGGAACTGCTGACCGGCGCCACCTTCCCGGATGCCAGGGCCCAGGAACGACTGCTCGGAGGCGAGACCGCCAGGGCCATTGCCGCCACCGCCCTGTTCCTCAAGGAGCAAGGCAAGACCGACACGGTACGGCCCGACTACTCGCCCTACGTCAGCGCGAAGTACTTGAAGGAATGA
- a CDS encoding GH92 family glycosyl hydrolase — MWLRSKRRMAGLAVAGLLAGCKSTVPPPVDEPEVPGVEEPEVDPTPLVNPFIGTQNFGNTFPGASAPFGMVQVSPDTGGQGGYDYQQDSIYGFSQTHLSGVGCGVVGELPIMPTTGAVETVDVNGYKSKYSHDDEEATPGYYRVGLSRYGIKAELTATERTGWQRFTFPATAAANVLFNTGKANQAVHESEIHVVGDRTLEGRVRAGGFCAGRDQHTVYFTATFDRPFASHGTWRGSTPTPGSRDAAGTGNNGAWVTFDTTTDRDVTVKVGLSYTGLDGARQNLAKETGESFDFDATRTRLHDAWVDKLRAIKISGGSRDRQVAFYTALYHAQLHPNLAGDVDGRYVGFDNQVHVASGYTPYQNFSLWDTYRPQNQLLELLEPQVARDIALSILAIGREGGWLPRWALANSETNIMTGDPVTPFLVEAWARGLLEGHEQEAYALLRKNALSTPPSDSPYNGRSGVEYYNTRGYLPSGLSLGVDCAHKGGDNDCVHPASATLEYSAADAALALMARGLGHEDDARMFAGRGQWYRNLWDSSIGQFRPRTADGTWLTPYDPVAASHQFHEGGAYQYQWLVPQDPAGLVALMGGERATEQRLDAFFAYDKLLADPSGTARGEWITQPYDYYGKPTYNPNNEPDLLAPYMYLWAGAPAKTATVVRAAMTLFTTGPDGMTGNDDLGTMSAWYVFSSLGLYPTMSGANFIALSSPQFESAVVRIRPFGTHQGGTLNITAPGASDTQRYIQRVTLDGQDVPRTYLEWNEFVRGGTLAHTLGGEPSSWGTASAARPPSINQAEGDARSHVDASLRPSSAVIAASNEAQTVELTLDVLGQAPLGLDVSVTPTVPAGWSATAPSFQLSSQRLPVQWTGPLTLTVPANTALGVYPLQVAISANGANTVTRNVTIEVRPAGTCLPGIAGQCAVDLTNERNHDGTATVAQSREGNFDGGGWSFDGDLFPAAGSITWSGVTYSAPDPRGSANNFVEARGQGILLPRGNYQTLHLVSVSHHGPVTTTITVRYSDGSQTDIPATAGDWAGSTPSGTTVVLDMPHRIKAGSGVDGPPVRLFGQSLALDPAKQVHSMSLPNDARFEVYAISLSESK; from the coding sequence ATGTGGTTGCGCAGCAAGAGAAGAATGGCGGGTCTGGCGGTCGCTGGACTGCTCGCTGGTTGCAAGAGCACCGTGCCCCCCCCGGTCGACGAGCCCGAGGTCCCCGGGGTGGAAGAGCCCGAGGTGGACCCCACCCCCTTGGTCAACCCCTTCATCGGCACCCAGAACTTCGGCAATACCTTTCCCGGCGCGAGCGCGCCCTTCGGGATGGTACAGGTCAGCCCGGACACGGGCGGACAGGGCGGATACGACTACCAGCAGGACTCCATCTACGGCTTCAGCCAGACGCACCTGTCCGGTGTCGGCTGCGGCGTCGTGGGTGAGTTGCCCATCATGCCCACGACCGGCGCCGTCGAGACCGTCGACGTCAATGGCTACAAGTCGAAGTACTCGCATGACGACGAAGAGGCCACGCCCGGGTACTACCGCGTCGGCCTCTCCCGTTACGGCATCAAAGCCGAACTCACGGCCACCGAGCGGACCGGCTGGCAGCGCTTCACCTTCCCGGCCACGGCCGCCGCGAATGTCCTCTTCAACACCGGGAAGGCCAACCAGGCGGTTCATGAATCGGAAATCCATGTCGTCGGGGACCGGACCCTCGAGGGCCGGGTCAGGGCCGGCGGCTTCTGCGCCGGGCGTGACCAGCACACGGTGTACTTCACGGCCACGTTCGACCGGCCCTTCGCGTCCCACGGCACCTGGCGCGGCTCCACCCCGACACCCGGCTCGCGGGACGCGGCTGGCACGGGGAACAACGGCGCCTGGGTGACGTTCGACACGACCACGGATCGCGACGTCACGGTGAAGGTCGGGCTGTCCTATACCGGGCTCGACGGTGCCAGACAGAACCTCGCGAAGGAGACGGGCGAGTCCTTCGACTTCGATGCCACGCGGACCCGGCTGCATGACGCGTGGGTCGACAAGCTCCGGGCGATCAAGATCAGCGGAGGTTCCCGAGATCGGCAGGTCGCCTTCTACACCGCGCTGTACCATGCGCAGTTGCACCCGAACCTGGCGGGTGACGTGGACGGCCGGTACGTCGGCTTCGACAACCAGGTGCATGTCGCGAGCGGCTACACGCCGTACCAGAACTTCTCGCTGTGGGACACGTACCGCCCCCAGAACCAGTTGCTGGAGCTGCTCGAACCCCAGGTCGCCCGGGACATCGCCCTGTCGATCCTCGCCATCGGTCGGGAGGGGGGCTGGCTGCCACGCTGGGCGCTCGCCAACAGCGAGACCAACATCATGACCGGGGATCCCGTCACGCCGTTCCTCGTCGAGGCCTGGGCCCGGGGGCTGCTCGAGGGTCATGAACAAGAGGCCTACGCGCTGCTGCGGAAGAACGCGCTCAGCACTCCCCCCTCCGATTCGCCCTACAACGGCCGCTCGGGGGTCGAGTACTACAACACCCGCGGATACCTCCCGTCCGGTCTGAGCCTGGGCGTCGACTGCGCGCACAAGGGCGGTGACAACGACTGCGTGCACCCGGCGTCGGCGACGCTCGAATACTCGGCGGCCGACGCGGCGCTCGCGTTGATGGCACGGGGGCTCGGGCACGAGGACGATGCACGGATGTTCGCCGGGCGCGGGCAGTGGTACCGCAACCTGTGGGACTCCTCCATCGGCCAGTTCCGTCCGCGCACGGCCGATGGCACGTGGCTGACGCCGTACGATCCGGTGGCGGCCTCCCACCAGTTCCACGAGGGAGGGGCCTACCAATATCAGTGGCTGGTGCCACAGGACCCCGCCGGGCTGGTCGCGCTCATGGGTGGTGAGCGCGCGACCGAACAGCGGTTGGATGCCTTCTTCGCCTACGACAAGCTGCTCGCCGATCCCTCGGGGACCGCTCGCGGTGAATGGATCACCCAGCCCTACGACTACTACGGCAAGCCCACGTACAACCCGAACAACGAGCCCGACCTGCTCGCGCCCTACATGTACCTGTGGGCGGGAGCTCCCGCGAAAACGGCCACGGTGGTGCGCGCGGCGATGACGTTGTTCACCACGGGGCCGGACGGAATGACGGGCAACGACGACCTGGGCACGATGTCGGCGTGGTATGTGTTCTCCTCGCTCGGGCTGTACCCGACGATGAGTGGCGCGAACTTCATCGCCCTGTCCAGCCCCCAGTTCGAGTCCGCCGTGGTCCGCATCAGGCCCTTCGGCACCCACCAGGGCGGCACGCTGAACATCACGGCGCCCGGTGCCAGCGACACCCAGCGGTACATCCAGCGCGTGACGCTCGACGGGCAGGATGTGCCACGAACCTACCTGGAGTGGAACGAGTTCGTGCGGGGCGGCACCCTGGCACATACGCTCGGCGGCGAGCCCTCGAGCTGGGGAACCGCGAGCGCCGCGAGGCCACCGTCGATCAATCAGGCCGAGGGGGACGCCCGCAGTCACGTCGACGCGTCCCTGCGGCCTTCCTCGGCTGTCATCGCGGCGAGCAACGAGGCCCAGACGGTCGAGCTGACCCTGGACGTGCTCGGCCAGGCGCCTCTTGGGTTGGACGTTTCCGTGACGCCGACCGTCCCGGCGGGCTGGTCCGCCACGGCGCCCTCGTTCCAGCTGTCGTCACAGCGTCTGCCCGTGCAGTGGACGGGGCCCCTCACCCTCACCGTGCCCGCGAACACTGCATTGGGCGTGTATCCGCTCCAGGTGGCCATCTCGGCGAATGGCGCGAACACCGTGACCCGAAACGTGACCATCGAGGTGCGGCCGGCGGGGACCTGCCTGCCCGGCATTGCCGGGCAATGCGCCGTGGATCTGACGAACGAGCGCAACCATGACGGCACCGCCACGGTCGCCCAGTCGCGAGAGGGCAACTTCGACGGTGGGGGCTGGAGCTTCGACGGAGACCTGTTCCCCGCGGCTGGATCCATCACCTGGTCGGGCGTGACGTATTCGGCACCCGATCCGAGAGGGAGCGCGAACAACTTCGTGGAGGCTCGCGGTCAGGGAATCCTTCTTCCGCGGGGCAATTACCAGACGCTTCACCTGGTCTCCGTGTCTCACCATGGTCCCGTGACCACGACGATCACCGTCCGCTATTCGGATGGCAGCCAGACGGACATCCCGGCCACGGCGGGCGACTGGGCGGGAAGCACTCCGTCCGGCACCACCGTGGTGCTCGACATGCCTCATCGGATCAAGGCCGGGAGCGGCGTGGACGGGCCGCCGGTGCGGTTGTTCGGCCAGTCCCTCGCACTCGACCCGGCGAAGCAGGTGCACTCCATGAGCCTGCCGAACGACGCGCGGTTCGAGGTGTACGCCATCTCGCTCAGCGAATCCAAGTGA
- the tauD gene encoding taurine dioxygenase produces the protein MSLNITPLNPALGAVVEGIDLREPLSDSHRDAIERALLQHQVLFFRDQPLTPRQQAAFAARFGELHIHPIYPNIPEQPQVLVLDTAVTDVRDNAIWHTDVTFLETPALGAVLAAKKLPPYGGDTLWASSSAAFDALSKPMQKLLDGLTATHDLTRSFPLERFGTTQEELARYEEAKRNNPPRNHPVVRTHPVTGRKGLFVNDGFTTRINELEPAESDTLLRFLFAHSTRPEFFIRWRWQENDVAFWDNRITQHYAVDDYRPQRRIMHRATILGDKPF, from the coding sequence ATGTCCCTGAACATTACTCCCTTGAACCCCGCCCTGGGTGCGGTCGTTGAAGGCATCGACCTGCGCGAGCCCCTGAGCGACTCCCACCGGGACGCCATCGAACGAGCGCTGCTGCAACACCAGGTGCTGTTCTTCCGAGACCAACCGCTGACGCCCCGGCAGCAGGCCGCCTTCGCCGCGCGCTTCGGAGAGCTGCACATCCACCCCATCTACCCGAACATCCCCGAGCAACCGCAAGTGCTGGTGCTCGACACCGCCGTCACCGACGTGCGTGACAACGCCATCTGGCACACCGACGTCACCTTCCTGGAAACTCCCGCCCTCGGCGCCGTGCTCGCCGCCAAGAAACTACCCCCCTACGGGGGTGATACCCTGTGGGCCAGCAGCAGCGCGGCCTTCGACGCATTGTCGAAGCCGATGCAGAAACTGCTCGACGGCCTCACCGCCACCCACGACCTGACCCGCTCCTTCCCCCTGGAGCGCTTCGGCACCACCCAGGAAGAGCTCGCCCGGTACGAGGAAGCCAAGCGGAACAACCCACCGCGAAACCACCCGGTGGTGCGCACCCACCCGGTGACCGGACGCAAGGGCTTGTTCGTCAATGACGGCTTCACCACCCGCATCAATGAACTGGAGCCGGCGGAGAGCGATACCCTGCTGCGCTTCCTCTTCGCCCACAGCACCCGCCCGGAGTTCTTCATCCGCTGGCGCTGGCAGGAGAATGACGTGGCCTTCTGGGACAACCGCATCACCCAGCACTACGCGGTCGACGACTACCGCCCGCAGCGGCGAATCATGCACCGCGCCACCATCCTCGGTGACAAGCCGTTCTGA
- the tauB gene encoding taurine ABC transporter ATP-binding subunit encodes MALLQLERISARYPGTTGPVLTDISLSLGPRQLLVALGPSGSGKTTLLNLIAGFVPPSGGRITLDGLPVRGPSAERGVVFQDDALLPWQDVLTNVAFGLELAGMPRDQREARARELLALVDLAGFDTRRIWQLSGGQKQRVGIARALAADPRILLMDEPFGALDAFTREQMQELLLQVWKRTSKPVFLITHDIEEAVFLATELILLSPHPGRISERLELDFGQRHAAGESARAIKSDPRFIETREHVLAQVFAERKRRTA; translated from the coding sequence ATGGCCCTACTCCAACTGGAGCGCATCAGCGCACGCTACCCTGGCACGACCGGTCCGGTCCTGACAGACATCTCCCTCAGCCTCGGGCCACGGCAGTTGCTGGTCGCACTCGGCCCGTCCGGCAGCGGAAAGACCACGTTGCTCAACCTGATCGCTGGCTTCGTGCCACCCAGCGGCGGACGCATCACCCTCGACGGCCTCCCGGTGCGCGGCCCCAGCGCCGAGCGCGGCGTGGTCTTCCAGGACGACGCCCTGCTGCCCTGGCAGGACGTGCTGACCAACGTCGCCTTTGGCCTCGAGCTGGCCGGCATGCCGCGTGACCAGCGCGAGGCCCGGGCCCGCGAACTGCTCGCCCTGGTCGACCTGGCCGGTTTCGACACGCGGCGCATCTGGCAGCTCTCCGGTGGCCAGAAACAGCGCGTCGGCATCGCCCGCGCCCTCGCCGCGGACCCGCGCATCCTGCTGATGGATGAACCCTTCGGCGCGCTGGACGCCTTCACCCGCGAGCAGATGCAGGAGCTGCTGCTCCAGGTGTGGAAGCGCACGTCCAAGCCGGTGTTCCTGATCACCCACGACATCGAGGAGGCGGTGTTCCTCGCCACCGAGCTGATCCTCCTGTCGCCCCATCCGGGACGTATCAGCGAACGACTCGAGCTCGACTTCGGCCAGCGCCATGCCGCCGGAGAGAGCGCACGGGCGATCAAATCCGACCCGCGCTTCATCGAAACCCGCGAACACGTCCTGGCCCAGGTCTTCGCCGAACGGAAGAGGAGAACGGCATGA
- a CDS encoding DoxX family protein, producing the protein MSQDVAVAHPSLLKTVAQTIARIWLGASLLLAGAGHLTWARTEFLAQVPKWLPLDGDFVVLASGVVELVLGAALIFARRLRPQVGWAAAAFFVAVFPGNISQYVHGISAFGLDTDRARFIRLFFQPVLIACALWSTGAWAAYRASKRSK; encoded by the coding sequence ATGTCTCAAGACGTTGCCGTGGCACACCCCAGTCTCCTGAAGACCGTTGCACAGACCATTGCACGCATCTGGCTGGGAGCCTCCCTGCTCCTCGCGGGAGCGGGCCACCTCACGTGGGCCCGCACCGAGTTCCTGGCCCAGGTTCCGAAGTGGCTCCCACTCGACGGCGACTTCGTCGTCCTCGCTTCGGGCGTGGTCGAGCTCGTGCTCGGCGCGGCGCTCATCTTCGCGCGCCGCCTGCGCCCGCAGGTCGGGTGGGCGGCGGCCGCGTTCTTCGTCGCGGTCTTCCCGGGCAACATCTCGCAGTACGTCCATGGCATCAGCGCGTTCGGTCTCGACACCGACAGGGCGCGGTTCATCCGGCTCTTCTTCCAGCCCGTCCTCATCGCCTGTGCCCTCTGGTCGACCGGCGCGTGGGCGGCCTATCGCGCGTCGAAGCGCTCGAAGTGA
- the tauC gene encoding taurine ABC transporter permease TauC has product MSSLELPAVATPPEPTTRPPRRPLSLTVISVLTVSTLLFLWWAVTTAGLVEPLFLPGPQAVARKGWELLTQGYMDASLWQHLGASLGRIGVALLAAVLTAIPLGIAMGRSRVARGIFDPLIEFYRPIPPLAYLPLIVIWCGIGELSKVLLIFLAIFAPIAIATATGVRHVDPARLRAAQSLGATQAQLIRHVILPSALPDILTSVRIGLGVGWSTLVASELIAATSGLGFMVQSAAQFLVTDVVILGILVIALIAFALELGLRALQRRLVPWHGHPH; this is encoded by the coding sequence ATGAGCAGCCTCGAACTTCCAGCCGTGGCGACCCCCCCCGAGCCCACGACCCGGCCTCCGCGCCGCCCGCTGAGCCTCACGGTCATCAGCGTCCTGACGGTCTCCACCCTGCTGTTCCTGTGGTGGGCGGTGACCACCGCCGGGCTGGTCGAACCCCTGTTCCTGCCTGGCCCACAGGCCGTGGCGCGCAAGGGCTGGGAGCTGCTGACCCAGGGCTACATGGACGCCAGCCTCTGGCAGCACCTGGGTGCCAGCCTGGGGCGCATCGGCGTGGCCCTGCTCGCCGCCGTGCTGACCGCGATTCCACTGGGCATCGCCATGGGTCGCAGCCGCGTGGCCCGAGGCATCTTCGACCCGTTGATCGAGTTCTACCGGCCGATCCCTCCACTGGCCTACCTGCCGCTGATCGTCATCTGGTGCGGCATTGGCGAGCTGTCCAAGGTGCTGCTGATCTTCCTGGCCATCTTCGCTCCCATCGCCATCGCCACCGCCACCGGCGTGCGCCATGTCGATCCGGCCCGGCTGCGTGCCGCGCAATCCCTGGGCGCCACCCAGGCGCAGCTCATCCGCCATGTCATCCTGCCCAGCGCCCTGCCGGACATCCTCACCAGCGTGCGCATCGGCCTCGGCGTGGGTTGGTCGACCCTGGTGGCCTCCGAGCTGATCGCCGCCACCAGCGGCCTCGGCTTCATGGTGCAGTCGGCGGCGCAGTTCCTGGTCACGGACGTGGTGATCCTCGGCATCCTGGTCATCGCCCTGATCGCCTTCGCCCTGGAACTCGGCCTGCGCGCCCTGCAACGCAGGCTGGTTCCCTGGCATGGGCACCCGCACTGA